The following DNA comes from Hymenobacter siberiensis.
GCGTAGAAGTTGCTGATTCGGTGCGTACTCAGGTTGTCCATCACCCAGCGCACTTTTTTCGCTTCCCGGGAGGTCGTGTCCATTAGCCGGGCCACAAACTGCACCCACGTGGCGGCTTTGTGGTGTCGTTCTCCACGGTCAACTCGCGCCAACCGCGCAACGGTTCGGTGGCGACGAACAACTCCACCACGCCCCGGCGCACGTATTCCGAATCGCGGTGTGGCTGCCCGTTGGAAGCAGTAAATTCTTGGTAATCGAGTAGTTGTTTAGGCGATTCGTCCAGGCACACAACGGGAAAATCCGCGTCGTAGGGCTGCTCGTACACGTCGAGCACCTGCTCCATCTGGCACACAAAGGCTGCGTTCTCTTCGGCCGGAATCACCCATTGCATGGGGCCCTGAAAAGGCTTAAGTTCGTTTTTTTTAGCAGCCGCGCCACCATTGTGGTCGAAATATGCTCGACCACCTGCAACTCCACCAGCCGGTTGGCCAGCATCCCCAACTGCCAGCGCGGGTGGTCGTCGGGGGGGGGTTGGCAGAGCAAGACCGTCAGATGGGCTTCTACCCGACCGTCTATCTTCTTGTCAGAGCGCATTTTACGTACTTTCGGCTCGAACATCTTCAGGCCTTCCTCGCAGAACTGACGGCGTACCCGTTCCACCGTGCGCGTGCAGATGCCCAGCACGGCAGCCAGTTCCAGGGCCGGGCGGCGCCCGGTCTGCTCGTCGCTGTTCAACAAAATTTGAATGTCCCGAAGTTTAGCCGAATGGGCTTTATACTTCTTCTGCCACCCCTCTAGGGTCTGGCGTTCGTCGGCGGTCAGGTAAAGGCGATAAAGGGTCATAACGAAGGACTTAGTCATCCTTAATCCGATACGACCAATTAAAGTTTTTGAACCACTAGTGCAGGTTCAGGTAGCCGTGCACGTCATTGAGCTGAAACAGGGTGAGCGTGGTCGTCATAGCATACAAGGAAAGTGGTGATGAGGGTGCCGCGTTAGCCGGCGCCCGGCCACAGCGACCGGGCAATGGCCGGCCGCTGTGGCCGGGCGGACTGGCCGCAGCTAATGGCCGGCGCGGCGTTGCCGTCCGCCACGGGCGGGCAGTACATGCGCCGCTGAATAACAAGCGCTGAAAGCACCGTAAGCCCGCCAATGGCCGCCAGGGCCGATGGCAGCCCGAAAGCATCGGCCAGCAGGCCGGTGAGCAGCGCCCCGATGGCGTAGCCCGCGTCGCGCCAGAGGCGGAAGATGCCCACGCTGCGCGCCCGCTGCGAAGCCGGCGCATACTCGGCCACCGCCGCCAGAAACGTGGGGTAGACCAGCGCCGTGCCCGCGCCGAGCAGGGCCGCCAGCAGCAGAAATACCGGGTAGGAGGAGGCA
Coding sequences within:
- a CDS encoding helix-turn-helix domain-containing protein, which codes for MTLYRLYLTADERQTLEGWQKKYKAHSAKLRDIQILLNSDEQTGRRPALELAAVLGICTRTVERVRRQFCEEGLKMFEPKVRKMRSDKKIDGRVEAHLTVLLCQPPPDDHPRWQLGMLANRLVELQVVEHISTTMVARLLKKTNLSLFRAPCNG